A window of Sutcliffiella cohnii contains these coding sequences:
- a CDS encoding DUF952 domain-containing protein, producing MILHIIDKQEWSKAVTKGIYIPSSLESDGFIHCSTSEQTVDVANYLFKGRSGLVLLCIDSDKVGAKIIYEDLYETGKLFPHIYGPLNIDAVTKVIHFTPNSDGTFDLPKELVSGL from the coding sequence TTGATTTTACATATTATTGATAAACAAGAATGGTCGAAAGCAGTAACCAAGGGTATTTATATTCCATCTAGCTTAGAAAGTGACGGTTTTATCCATTGCTCTACCAGCGAGCAAACAGTTGATGTAGCTAATTATTTGTTTAAAGGTCGAAGTGGTTTGGTACTGTTATGTATCGACTCAGATAAAGTTGGAGCTAAAATTATCTATGAGGATCTATATGAAACGGGGAAGTTATTTCCGCATATATACGGGCCTTTAAATATAGATGCTGTAACTAAAGTTATTCATTTTACACCTAACAGTGATGGTACATTTGATTTGCCAAAGGAATTAGTTAGCGGACTCTAA
- a CDS encoding VOC family protein, which yields MNNQVSEQFVERIDAVFLPVKNLKESLSWYQEIFGFKLLWQNERMCGLSIAPNCGFHLVQIPDFQPINSYTPFNYVVKDLEKVRNELIKKNVVVSELRVGEPKRFDLTDVNGNMISVIQL from the coding sequence ATGAATAATCAAGTTTCCGAACAATTTGTAGAGCGGATAGATGCAGTGTTTCTTCCTGTAAAGAATCTGAAGGAATCATTATCTTGGTATCAAGAGATTTTTGGTTTCAAACTGCTATGGCAGAATGAGAGAATGTGTGGTCTGTCGATTGCACCTAACTGTGGGTTTCACCTTGTTCAAATTCCGGATTTCCAACCTATAAATTCATACACTCCATTTAATTATGTTGTTAAAGACTTAGAAAAAGTTAGAAACGAGTTAATAAAGAAGAATGTTGTTGTTTCAGAATTAAGAGTTGGGGAACCTAAACGCTTTGACTTGACTGACGTAAATGGCAATATGATAAGTGTGATTCAATTATAA
- a CDS encoding DUF6366 family protein, with the protein MNDKKESAEQKRERVRQEELKKNPTGNMNDSFNKASGGGLVDLVGSLGWKGTGLLIVIIIIGVIIAQFFK; encoded by the coding sequence GTGAATGATAAAAAAGAATCTGCTGAACAAAAGAGAGAAAGAGTAAGACAAGAAGAATTAAAGAAAAATCCAACAGGTAATATGAATGATTCTTTTAATAAGGCTAGCGGTGGTGGTCTTGTAGACTTAGTAGGGAGTTTAGGTTGGAAGGGCACAGGTTTATTAATTGTTATCATCATAATCGGCGTCATAATTGCTCAATTTTTTAAATAA
- a CDS encoding DUF6054 family protein produces MAKYEKTITGQFEEVVNQLQKDINNSGITMNLVDESNYTISETKIAVRVYDKYFMRNGNRASLSLTVVGSNDNIFISAIGAGGGSGIIFNFSLGAESEMVEIVQRSIEHME; encoded by the coding sequence ATGGCAAAATACGAAAAAACAATTACTGGCCAATTTGAGGAAGTCGTTAATCAGTTGCAAAAAGATATCAATAACAGTGGAATAACAATGAATTTAGTGGATGAGAGTAACTACACTATTAGCGAGACTAAAATAGCAGTACGAGTGTATGATAAATATTTTATGAGAAATGGCAACAGAGCGAGCTTGAGTCTTACAGTTGTTGGTTCTAACGATAATATCTTCATTTCAGCAATTGGGGCTGGTGGGGGAAGTGGTATTATTTTTAACTTTAGTCTTGGTGCCGAGTCTGAAATGGTGGAAATCGTACAAAGAAGTATAGAACATATG